A section of the Methanoregula formicica SMSP genome encodes:
- a CDS encoding SIS domain-containing protein → MTEEFSDIPLFMDQMADSIKKSAAMISREETLAFFNRLLSTQRVYIAGAGRSGIIARAFAMRMLHLGFDVYVVGETITPALRPGDTLVMFSGSGETHTMATFCETVKGLGGIVCLVTASPESTMSRMADCVVNLGDLTGYYHGDTATFEERQVTGQYRSVEASFAPLGTMFETLALVFSDAVISALMEARKEGAFELKKRLSNTE, encoded by the coding sequence ATGACCGAAGAGTTCTCCGACATTCCCCTCTTTATGGACCAGATGGCCGACTCGATCAAGAAATCCGCGGCAATGATCAGCAGGGAGGAGACTTTGGCGTTCTTCAACCGTCTCCTCTCGACACAACGGGTTTACATAGCCGGTGCCGGACGGTCCGGCATCATTGCCCGGGCCTTTGCCATGCGCATGCTCCACCTGGGGTTTGACGTTTACGTTGTCGGGGAGACCATCACCCCCGCCCTCCGCCCGGGCGACACGCTGGTCATGTTCTCCGGCTCCGGGGAGACCCATACCATGGCAACGTTCTGCGAGACGGTTAAGGGGCTCGGGGGCATTGTCTGCCTTGTCACGGCATCACCCGAATCGACCATGAGCCGGATGGCCGATTGTGTTGTGAACCTCGGGGACCTCACCGGGTATTACCACGGCGATACCGCGACCTTCGAGGAACGGCAGGTGACCGGGCAGTACCGGTCGGTGGAAGCCTCCTTTGCGCCGCTCGGGACAATGTTCGAGACCCTTGCGCTGGTCTTCTCCGATGCTGTCATCTCTGCTCTGATGGAGGCAAGAAAGGAAGGGGCCTTTGAACTGAAAAAACGTCTCTCCAATACTGAATGA
- a CDS encoding endonuclease Q family protein, with protein MHVTADLHIHSPFSIAVSRFMQPEQLIRGCVTKGIQVLGTGDALQPDWLKGWELFYANDAGIVIVPQGEIEDKNRVHHVILAADPGQFDQLRDLLAGTCKSFVTAGRPHVYLSGEEIAHAAHDVGALVGPAHAFTPWTAIYAYFDSVPACYGSAKIDFLELGLSADSSYGAAIPDLYDIPFLTNSDAHSPYPDKLGREFNRITLNRPGAQGVLDAIRRGAIGMNAGFFPEEGKYNRTACTRCYTQYSLEDAVRHAWKCPKDGGIIKKGVSDRAKELSHGSEARPRPPYVRVIPLAQIIQTMEGASSPNTKKCKTIYSRFIETFGNEIAVLIDVPVPEIRALHPKVGDAVQALRSGTVVLHPGGGGKYGTFSLEKNG; from the coding sequence ATGCACGTCACCGCCGATCTCCATATCCACTCCCCCTTCTCTATTGCGGTCTCCCGCTTCATGCAGCCTGAGCAGCTGATCCGTGGCTGTGTGACGAAGGGGATACAGGTCCTCGGCACGGGGGATGCCCTCCAGCCGGACTGGCTGAAAGGATGGGAGTTATTCTACGCCAACGATGCCGGCATCGTGATTGTCCCGCAGGGGGAAATTGAGGATAAGAACCGGGTCCACCACGTGATCCTTGCTGCAGATCCGGGCCAGTTCGACCAGCTCCGCGATCTGCTTGCCGGTACCTGCAAGAGCTTTGTCACCGCGGGAAGGCCACATGTCTACCTCAGTGGCGAGGAGATCGCACATGCAGCCCACGATGTCGGGGCGCTGGTCGGCCCTGCCCATGCCTTCACCCCGTGGACGGCGATATACGCGTACTTCGATTCTGTTCCGGCCTGTTATGGCAGCGCGAAGATCGACTTCCTCGAGCTCGGCCTCTCCGCAGACAGTTCCTATGGCGCGGCAATCCCGGACCTTTATGATATTCCCTTCCTGACAAACTCCGATGCTCACAGCCCGTACCCGGACAAACTCGGGAGGGAATTCAACCGGATCACGCTCAACCGGCCCGGGGCCCAAGGCGTCCTTGATGCAATCCGCAGGGGTGCAATCGGGATGAATGCCGGATTCTTCCCCGAGGAAGGGAAGTACAACCGCACGGCCTGCACCCGCTGCTACACGCAGTATTCCCTTGAGGACGCGGTCCGGCATGCATGGAAGTGCCCGAAGGACGGTGGGATCATCAAGAAAGGAGTGTCCGACCGTGCAAAGGAATTGTCGCACGGGAGCGAGGCCCGTCCCCGTCCCCCGTATGTCCGTGTCATCCCGCTCGCCCAGATCATCCAGACCATGGAAGGGGCATCATCGCCGAACACGAAGAAATGCAAAACCATCTATTCCCGGTTCATCGAAACCTTCGGCAATGAGATTGCTGTCCTCATCGATGTCCCCGTTCCCGAGATCCGCGCACTCCACCCGAAGGTGGGAGATGCCGTGCAGGCGCTCCGCAGCGGGACGGTGGTGCTGCACCCGGGCGGGGGCGGGAAATACGGGACGTTCTCGCTTGAGAAAAATGGCTGA
- a CDS encoding monovalent cation:proton antiporter family protein, whose product MELGLIANILIVFAVALFVGMVFNRIKVPPLVAFILTGAIVGPYGLSVIKGQDQVASLAELGIILLLFTIGLEFSFKDLWKIRAIAIVGGMLQVLLSFFFFFGLAFVLGLPVNQAILMGFLFSLSSTAIVLKILHERGEMDSPHGSIALGILIFQDLMAIPMIMAIPFLASIPLQDTTPLLSPEALVTLVIEDLAIVLVLIVLAKWVIPRVMHEIARTRNQELFLLVVILTCFGVAWMVSFTGMSLAIGALLAGLIISGSEYSHQATSIVLPFRDIFTSFFFISVGMLVDIRFLLANIWIVLFLIAVAILAKALLATAAPLSLGYPLRTAVMTGLALAQVGEFSFIIAQSGFSAGIIPSGIYQTFLIVALMTMAATPFVLGIGQPLTGWLCSKPSLARIARGTCIVDENGKSPEKTDHLVIIGYGVTGRNLARTAARSGVAYTIVELNPDLVKAARNEGESVVFGDATAGGVLSHAGVPAARIAVVAINDPIATRKIVALCHSLNPALTIIVRTRYVSEAKDLHSLGADEVIAEEFETSVEIFTLVLHKYFVPRDQIETFIHDVRADGYQMLRTRNTVETTLPDLVRHIPHITIASLTVEPGSALDGMTLGRYNLRKRTNLLILAIRRGDQTITGLSGETELHAGDIAIIYASPVDIAKGTGLFLSGSPGSR is encoded by the coding sequence GTGGAACTCGGACTGATTGCAAATATCCTGATTGTTTTTGCCGTGGCACTCTTTGTCGGGATGGTCTTCAACCGGATCAAGGTGCCCCCGCTTGTCGCCTTCATCCTCACCGGGGCGATCGTCGGTCCCTACGGCCTCTCGGTCATCAAGGGGCAGGACCAGGTTGCAAGCCTCGCGGAACTCGGCATCATCCTCCTGCTCTTCACGATCGGTCTTGAGTTCTCCTTCAAGGACCTCTGGAAGATCCGCGCCATCGCCATTGTCGGCGGGATGCTCCAGGTCCTGCTCTCATTCTTCTTCTTCTTCGGGCTGGCATTCGTCCTGGGCCTCCCGGTAAACCAGGCTATCCTGATGGGCTTTTTGTTCTCCCTGTCAAGCACGGCCATCGTCCTTAAGATCCTCCACGAACGCGGGGAGATGGACTCGCCTCACGGAAGCATCGCGCTTGGGATCCTCATCTTCCAGGACCTGATGGCCATCCCGATGATCATGGCGATTCCGTTCCTTGCAAGCATTCCCCTGCAGGACACAACACCCCTCCTCTCCCCGGAAGCCCTTGTCACCCTTGTCATCGAGGACCTTGCCATCGTCCTCGTCCTCATCGTGCTCGCGAAATGGGTCATCCCCCGCGTGATGCACGAGATCGCGCGGACCCGCAACCAGGAGCTCTTCCTTCTCGTGGTCATCCTGACCTGCTTTGGCGTTGCCTGGATGGTCTCGTTCACCGGCATGTCCCTTGCTATCGGGGCCCTGCTCGCCGGCCTGATCATATCAGGGTCTGAATACAGCCACCAGGCAACGAGCATCGTCCTCCCGTTCCGCGACATCTTCACCAGTTTCTTCTTCATCTCGGTCGGCATGCTGGTCGATATCCGGTTCCTCCTTGCCAACATCTGGATCGTCCTCTTCCTGATCGCGGTTGCCATCCTGGCAAAGGCACTGCTTGCCACCGCGGCCCCGCTTTCCCTCGGCTATCCCCTGCGCACGGCAGTCATGACCGGCCTTGCCCTGGCACAGGTCGGGGAGTTCTCCTTTATCATCGCCCAGAGCGGTTTCTCTGCCGGTATCATCCCTTCGGGGATTTACCAGACATTCCTCATCGTTGCCCTGATGACCATGGCTGCCACGCCGTTTGTGCTCGGGATTGGCCAGCCGCTCACCGGGTGGCTCTGCAGCAAACCGTCGCTGGCCCGGATAGCCCGCGGCACGTGCATCGTGGATGAGAACGGGAAAAGTCCGGAAAAGACCGATCACCTGGTCATCATCGGGTACGGTGTCACGGGCAGGAACCTTGCCCGCACGGCAGCCCGCTCGGGCGTTGCGTATACCATCGTTGAACTCAACCCCGACCTTGTCAAAGCTGCCCGGAACGAGGGGGAATCCGTTGTCTTTGGCGATGCAACTGCCGGGGGGGTCCTCTCGCATGCCGGTGTCCCGGCAGCGCGGATCGCCGTTGTTGCCATCAACGATCCAATTGCCACCCGGAAGATTGTTGCTCTCTGCCACAGCCTCAACCCGGCGCTCACCATCATTGTCCGGACACGGTACGTCAGCGAGGCAAAAGACCTCCATTCCCTTGGTGCCGATGAGGTGATCGCCGAGGAGTTCGAGACATCAGTGGAGATCTTCACGCTCGTGCTGCACAAGTACTTCGTTCCCCGTGACCAGATCGAGACATTTATCCATGACGTCCGTGCCGATGGCTACCAGATGCTCCGGACCAGAAATACCGTGGAAACCACGCTTCCCGATCTCGTGCGGCACATCCCCCATATTACCATTGCGTCGCTCACGGTGGAACCGGGTTCGGCGCTCGACGGGATGACCCTGGGTAGGTACAACCTGCGGAAACGGACCAACCTCCTGATCCTTGCCATCCGCCGGGGCGACCAGACCATTACCGGTCTTTCGGGAGAGACGGAACTGCATGCGGGCGACATCGCGATCATCTATGCCTCTCCTGTGGATATCGCGAAGGGTACCGGTCTCTTCTTGTCGGGTTCTCCCGGTAGCAGGTAA
- the ppcA gene encoding phosphoenolpyruvate carboxylase yields the protein MDELPRIPQCMSTQHPDNVHVPFFAETSELGGEDEVKEAYYIYSHLGCHEQMWDCEGKEVDNFVVKKLLTTYSPFFADNILGKDIFLTLRVPNPHIEKAEAKILLETLESIPRSFDVARIFYKNDIPPIFEVILPMTDTHTAIDNIYQYYADFVIGKQFKRLGGRDTTIADWIGTFSPKHINVIPLFEDQTSMLSAHTTVGRYILDKHLPYQRVFLARSDPAMNYGLVSAVLLNKIALANLHRLQEETGVPVYPVIGVGSAPFRGNLRPDTVDRVSAEYPSAYTFTIQSAFKYDYPPDEARNAVRALESRAVSTPHRVDETQCLQIMERYTEAYIRELIPLSDIINRIAGHIPGRRKRKLHIGLFGYSRNTGGMKLPRAITFTAALYSIGIPPEILGLSALSDRDLDFVRRIYVNFDRDLCDAARYLNPDSPYLGEGMKDALLSITGDRINDDHRQATENILRALRESRTAEIQSDILHAANIRKFLG from the coding sequence ATGGATGAACTGCCCAGGATCCCCCAGTGTATGAGCACCCAGCACCCGGACAATGTCCATGTTCCGTTTTTCGCAGAGACGTCCGAACTTGGTGGCGAGGACGAAGTGAAGGAGGCGTATTACATCTATTCGCATCTCGGTTGCCACGAGCAGATGTGGGACTGCGAGGGAAAAGAGGTGGACAATTTTGTGGTCAAGAAACTGCTGACAACGTACTCCCCGTTCTTTGCCGACAATATCCTCGGGAAGGATATTTTCCTGACTCTCCGGGTGCCAAACCCCCATATCGAGAAAGCCGAGGCAAAGATCCTGCTGGAAACCCTGGAGAGCATTCCCCGCTCCTTCGATGTCGCCCGGATTTTCTATAAGAACGATATCCCTCCCATCTTCGAGGTCATCCTTCCCATGACCGACACCCATACGGCCATCGACAATATCTACCAGTACTATGCGGACTTCGTGATTGGGAAGCAGTTCAAACGGCTCGGGGGACGGGATACCACGATTGCTGACTGGATCGGAACATTCTCCCCCAAACATATCAACGTCATACCGCTGTTCGAGGACCAGACGAGCATGCTGTCGGCCCATACAACGGTGGGACGGTACATCCTCGACAAGCACCTCCCCTACCAGCGGGTCTTTCTGGCCCGTTCAGACCCTGCGATGAACTACGGGCTTGTCAGTGCCGTGCTGCTCAACAAGATCGCGCTGGCAAACCTCCACCGGTTGCAGGAGGAGACCGGCGTCCCGGTATATCCGGTCATCGGCGTAGGCTCCGCCCCGTTCCGGGGGAATCTGCGGCCCGATACGGTCGACCGGGTAAGCGCCGAATATCCCTCCGCGTACACGTTCACCATCCAGTCTGCGTTCAAGTACGATTATCCTCCTGATGAAGCAAGGAACGCCGTCCGTGCGCTGGAGTCGCGGGCGGTATCCACCCCTCACCGTGTCGATGAAACGCAGTGCCTGCAGATCATGGAACGCTATACAGAGGCCTATATCCGCGAGCTCATCCCCCTTTCGGATATCATCAACCGTATCGCCGGGCATATCCCCGGTCGCCGAAAACGGAAACTGCATATCGGATTGTTCGGCTATTCCCGCAATACGGGAGGCATGAAACTCCCCCGCGCCATCACGTTCACGGCGGCCCTGTACTCCATCGGGATACCCCCCGAGATCCTCGGGCTCTCGGCACTGAGTGACAGGGACCTCGACTTCGTGCGCCGGATCTATGTCAATTTTGACCGCGATCTCTGCGATGCGGCCCGTTACCTGAACCCGGACTCGCCCTATCTGGGTGAAGGGATGAAAGATGCCCTCCTGAGCATCACCGGAGACAGAATCAACGATGACCACCGCCAGGCAACGGAGAACATCCTAAGGGCCCTGCGCGAGAGCCGGACTGCTGAGATTCAGTCGGATATCCTGCATGCAGCCAATATCAGGAAATTCCTCGGGTAG
- a CDS encoding 4Fe-4S binding protein, with product MLKVHRDICGYCGCCVSVCPEGALELIDAYLSVEENCTSCGVCAKVCPLGALEVVHEKQV from the coding sequence ATGCTCAAAGTACATCGGGATATCTGTGGATATTGCGGATGTTGCGTTTCGGTCTGCCCGGAAGGCGCCCTTGAACTGATCGATGCGTACCTGTCCGTTGAAGAGAACTGCACCAGCTGCGGAGTCTGTGCAAAGGTCTGCCCTCTCGGGGCCCTGGAGGTTGTCCATGAAAAGCAGGTATGA
- a CDS encoding NAD(P)/FAD-dependent oxidoreductase: MKSRYDVLVIGGGPAGALAAQTAVDKGLSACIVEKRPAIGSPVRCAEGIGKEALTEFIDPDPCWISAEMTGATIVAPDGFVMQLSSKMAGGKVGYVLDRKIFDRELVWRAADAGADVAVKSRAAAPIMENGVVKGAKIDHAGKMTSVRAEVVIAADGVESKFAKWCGIDTTVPVREIMSGVQYVMTGIDIDPESTVFYLGNEVAPEGYLWIFPKGPKSANVGIGISGKKSGEGHRAKDYLDKFVKKTFPKGKTIEYIPGGVSVCRPLECTVADGLMLTGDAARVVDPLTGGGIYNAMFTGKLAAQTAADCIGKGDVSKKALMAYDKAWRTSKMGKTIDRNYHIKEYLIKQPDEKLNEIIHSVSKIDMTEFTTLNLVKEIIRVNPKLVLELGALAASLR; the protein is encoded by the coding sequence ATGAAAAGCAGGTATGACGTCCTTGTCATCGGAGGGGGGCCTGCCGGCGCACTCGCGGCACAGACCGCCGTGGACAAAGGCCTATCAGCCTGCATTGTTGAGAAGCGTCCCGCTATCGGTTCACCAGTCCGCTGCGCAGAAGGGATCGGGAAGGAAGCGCTCACGGAGTTCATTGATCCGGACCCCTGCTGGATATCGGCGGAGATGACCGGGGCAACCATCGTTGCTCCCGATGGTTTTGTCATGCAGCTCTCCTCGAAGATGGCCGGTGGCAAGGTCGGGTATGTCCTTGACCGGAAGATTTTCGACCGCGAGCTGGTCTGGCGGGCAGCCGATGCCGGTGCGGACGTTGCCGTCAAGTCCCGGGCTGCAGCTCCCATCATGGAGAACGGGGTGGTAAAAGGCGCAAAAATCGATCATGCGGGCAAGATGACGAGCGTCCGTGCAGAGGTCGTGATCGCTGCTGACGGCGTTGAGTCGAAGTTTGCGAAATGGTGCGGGATCGATACAACCGTGCCGGTCCGGGAGATCATGAGCGGTGTCCAGTACGTAATGACCGGCATCGACATCGACCCGGAATCCACGGTGTTCTATCTCGGTAACGAGGTTGCCCCGGAAGGGTACCTGTGGATCTTCCCCAAGGGGCCCAAATCGGCGAATGTCGGGATCGGGATCTCCGGCAAGAAGAGTGGTGAAGGGCACCGGGCAAAGGACTATCTCGACAAGTTTGTCAAAAAGACATTCCCGAAGGGAAAGACCATCGAGTACATCCCCGGCGGTGTCTCGGTCTGTCGGCCGCTCGAATGCACGGTTGCCGACGGCCTGATGCTGACCGGCGACGCTGCCCGCGTTGTCGACCCCCTGACCGGTGGCGGCATCTACAATGCGATGTTCACCGGGAAGCTTGCGGCACAGACCGCTGCGGATTGCATCGGCAAGGGCGATGTGTCAAAGAAGGCCCTCATGGCCTACGACAAGGCCTGGCGTACCTCCAAGATGGGAAAGACCATCGACCGCAACTACCACATCAAGGAATACTTGATCAAACAGCCCGATGAGAAACTCAACGAGATCATCCACTCGGTCTCGAAGATCGACATGACGGAATTCACCACATTAAACCTGGTAAAAGAGATTATCCGGGTGAACCCGAAACTGGTTCTGGAACTCGGGGCCCTTGCGGCCTCACTCCGCTGA
- a CDS encoding potassium channel family protein — translation MYIVIVGLGGIGRNLARQSVEHAHTVVVIDQDEARCSELLEHYDVMAVTGNATDKTVLEEAGIDRADALIATTSDDSVNLMTCWLAKKFRVPNVVAIVNQPSHSDFFKEVGVRISENPDELVAARLYYWTQNPQLQQLASIPGGTIFEIVAEAGAPIVGHEIRELKVKDFVFIAIRRVRGELIIPSGNVKIQPGDIFTVFTKKEAEDDCLRLLNKQLKKSAE, via the coding sequence ATGTATATTGTCATCGTGGGGCTTGGCGGGATCGGGAGAAACCTCGCCAGACAGTCAGTGGAGCATGCACATACCGTCGTCGTCATCGACCAGGACGAGGCCCGGTGCAGCGAACTGCTTGAGCACTACGATGTGATGGCCGTAACCGGCAATGCAACGGACAAGACCGTGCTTGAGGAGGCCGGTATCGACCGTGCGGACGCCCTCATTGCAACCACCAGCGACGACTCTGTCAACCTGATGACCTGCTGGCTGGCTAAGAAGTTCCGGGTCCCCAACGTGGTCGCTATCGTCAACCAGCCCTCCCACTCCGATTTCTTCAAGGAGGTCGGGGTCCGGATCAGCGAAAACCCGGACGAGCTCGTGGCAGCCCGCCTCTATTACTGGACCCAGAACCCGCAGCTCCAGCAGCTCGCATCCATCCCCGGCGGCACAATCTTCGAGATCGTAGCGGAGGCAGGGGCTCCCATTGTCGGCCACGAGATCCGCGAACTCAAGGTGAAAGACTTTGTCTTCATCGCCATCCGCAGGGTCAGGGGCGAGCTGATCATCCCGAGCGGGAACGTGAAGATCCAGCCGGGCGATATCTTTACCGTGTTCACGAAAAAGGAGGCCGAGGACGACTGCCTGCGGCTCCTCAACAAGCAGCTCAAAAAATCAGCGGAGTGA
- the rnhB gene encoding ribonuclease HII, which translates to MICGVDEAGKGSVLGPMVVAAVAVPAEDVLDDLGVKDSKLLSAKERERLYSLIKKRCKVATVRLDANEIDAIRTEMTMNAAVARAHAQVIRKLSPDCAYVDACDVNIFRYAEMVKSYLDNHCEIVSEHHADEKFPVVSAASIIAKVTRDRAIATLSKKYGDLGSGYPSDPVTIRFLNDWIDEHRTPPPIARKSWKTVGAILARRSQKSLMDFG; encoded by the coding sequence GTGATCTGCGGGGTCGACGAAGCAGGAAAGGGCTCGGTGCTGGGCCCGATGGTGGTGGCGGCAGTTGCCGTGCCGGCGGAAGATGTTCTCGACGACCTCGGGGTGAAAGACTCGAAACTCCTTTCGGCAAAGGAGCGCGAACGGCTCTATTCCCTGATTAAAAAGCGGTGCAAAGTCGCAACCGTCCGGCTTGACGCAAACGAGATCGACGCGATCCGTACCGAGATGACCATGAACGCCGCGGTTGCCCGTGCCCATGCGCAGGTCATCCGGAAACTGTCACCAGACTGCGCCTATGTCGATGCCTGCGATGTGAATATCTTCCGGTACGCCGAGATGGTCAAAAGCTACCTGGATAACCACTGCGAGATCGTCTCGGAGCACCATGCTGATGAGAAGTTCCCCGTGGTCTCCGCGGCGAGTATCATCGCCAAGGTCACGCGGGACCGGGCGATTGCCACACTCTCGAAGAAATACGGTGATCTGGGAAGTGGGTACCCCTCCGACCCGGTCACGATCCGGTTCCTCAATGACTGGATAGACGAGCACCGGACGCCGCCCCCGATTGCCCGGAAGAGCTGGAAGACGGTTGGTGCGATCCTTGCCCGGAGATCGCAGAAGAGCCTGATGGATTTCGGGTAA
- a CDS encoding site-2 protease family protein has protein sequence MDWLLVAGVIIAVYAMIAYYIKTFRLWEDHVVFYGPILAIKTDRVGFFDWFTRYSRFFRFYGTIGVAMVIIVSVLMTVMLVLSLQTTIVHQPEPTAVNEIRNVLAIPGVNEFIPLTIAVLFGLIVTMVVHEFGHAILCRIEGIRVKSMGILIPVVPIGAFVEPDEEDQEKTKGLAKMRMFGAGITNNIVLGIACFSLLVILLGLAVPLSTPLISGIYPDTPASLAGVPANSVIKEVNGMKISTRDDVASVLDTTRPGDTATLLVEKDGIAATCSLTLSAWPAAISNKTSGFMGVSYYDASQLKRIFDNLLSPIGFLVLLAIPIWVILDPATYGSFMILMNDSAGSVMWNTPFPHFWLVIQLLFWCGWWNLVVGTFNALPLVPLDGGYIMKEGVDRILDKKGLLKYSGHVVAAVSYAMLVVIIAIFLLPKILHM, from the coding sequence ATGGACTGGCTGCTGGTCGCAGGCGTTATCATCGCTGTGTATGCGATGATCGCTTATTACATCAAGACATTCCGGCTCTGGGAAGACCACGTTGTCTTTTACGGTCCGATCCTGGCGATCAAGACGGACCGGGTCGGGTTCTTTGACTGGTTTACCCGTTATAGCCGGTTCTTCCGGTTCTATGGGACAATCGGGGTTGCGATGGTCATCATTGTCTCGGTGCTGATGACTGTCATGCTTGTCCTCTCGCTCCAGACAACGATCGTCCACCAGCCAGAGCCGACTGCGGTCAACGAGATCCGGAATGTTCTCGCAATTCCGGGTGTCAATGAGTTCATCCCCCTCACCATCGCTGTCCTCTTCGGCCTCATTGTGACGATGGTCGTCCACGAGTTCGGCCACGCCATTCTCTGCCGTATCGAAGGGATCCGTGTGAAATCCATGGGGATTCTCATTCCGGTTGTTCCCATCGGCGCCTTTGTCGAACCGGACGAAGAGGACCAGGAGAAGACAAAAGGTCTCGCGAAGATGCGGATGTTCGGTGCCGGCATCACCAACAATATCGTCCTTGGTATCGCGTGTTTCTCTCTCCTCGTGATCCTGCTTGGGCTTGCTGTCCCGCTCTCGACGCCGCTTATCAGTGGTATCTATCCCGATACCCCTGCGTCTCTCGCAGGTGTCCCGGCAAATTCGGTGATCAAGGAAGTGAACGGCATGAAAATATCCACACGGGACGATGTGGCATCGGTCCTCGATACTACCCGGCCCGGGGATACTGCAACGCTGCTTGTCGAGAAGGACGGGATAGCAGCTACCTGTTCGCTGACCCTTTCTGCATGGCCGGCTGCAATCAGCAACAAGACCAGTGGCTTCATGGGGGTTTCGTATTACGATGCCAGCCAGCTGAAACGGATCTTTGACAACCTGTTAAGCCCGATTGGATTTCTTGTCCTCCTTGCCATCCCGATCTGGGTGATCCTCGACCCTGCCACGTACGGCTCGTTCATGATCCTGATGAACGACAGCGCCGGCTCGGTGATGTGGAACACGCCCTTCCCGCATTTCTGGCTTGTCATCCAGCTCCTCTTCTGGTGCGGCTGGTGGAACCTGGTTGTCGGAACCTTCAATGCCCTCCCGCTGGTGCCGCTCGACGGCGGGTATATCATGAAGGAGGGTGTTGACCGGATCCTCGACAAAAAAGGACTGCTGAAGTATTCCGGGCACGTGGTTGCGGCTGTCAGTTATGCCATGCTTGTCGTTATCATCGCGATTTTCCTGCTGCCCAAAATCCTCCATATGTGA
- a CDS encoding SPFH domain-containing protein has product MVSFIETLIVIFLVLVIIAIFAKGVVIIQPYEQGLLIRLGQYIGRMNPGFRWIVPFVSEVHKLDLRTQVMDVPSQEVITKDNSPTNVDAIVYIRVIDPEKAFFEVSNYRIATIALAQTSLRGIIGDMELDEVLYNRDVINTKLRDILDRETDQWGVKVERVEIKEVDPVEQVKTAMTEQTAAERARRAAILRADGEKRSAILKAEGLRQSMILEAEGERQSRVLKAEGERLGRILQAQGEAQGLRILSVGSQPLDNRAMTVLSLNALKTMANGQATKIIFPFEISQLIRQGAKFLGATEETAADIAGRPVMDEAILGDIPKREEVDAILKEIQDAIPQVSEDELKDTSKRKVTSPEKGPE; this is encoded by the coding sequence ATGGTATCATTCATTGAAACACTGATCGTCATATTCCTCGTACTTGTCATCATCGCGATCTTCGCAAAAGGCGTTGTTATCATCCAGCCGTACGAACAGGGCCTCCTGATCCGGCTCGGCCAATACATCGGAAGGATGAACCCCGGCTTCCGCTGGATCGTGCCATTTGTCTCGGAGGTCCATAAGCTCGATCTCCGTACCCAGGTGATGGATGTCCCGAGCCAGGAAGTTATCACCAAGGACAACTCCCCGACAAATGTCGATGCGATTGTCTACATACGGGTGATCGATCCCGAGAAGGCATTCTTTGAGGTATCGAACTACCGGATTGCTACCATTGCCCTTGCCCAGACCAGCCTCCGTGGCATCATCGGCGACATGGAACTCGACGAGGTCCTCTACAACCGGGACGTCATCAACACCAAGCTCCGCGATATCCTCGACCGCGAGACCGACCAGTGGGGTGTCAAGGTCGAGCGCGTCGAGATCAAGGAAGTCGACCCGGTCGAGCAGGTCAAGACTGCAATGACCGAGCAGACCGCAGCCGAACGTGCCCGCCGTGCAGCCATCCTCAGGGCGGACGGGGAGAAGCGCTCCGCTATCCTCAAGGCAGAGGGCCTCCGGCAGAGCATGATCCTGGAAGCGGAAGGAGAACGGCAGAGCAGGGTGCTCAAGGCCGAAGGTGAACGGCTCGGGCGGATCCTGCAGGCGCAGGGTGAAGCACAGGGCCTCCGCATCCTCTCGGTCGGTTCCCAGCCGCTCGACAACCGGGCCATGACCGTCCTCTCGCTCAACGCGTTAAAGACAATGGCCAACGGGCAGGCAACAAAGATCATCTTCCCGTTCGAAATATCCCAGCTGATCCGGCAGGGAGCAAAGTTCCTGGGTGCAACCGAGGAGACTGCGGCAGACATTGCCGGCCGGCCGGTCATGGACGAAGCGATCCTTGGCGATATCCCGAAGCGCGAGGAAGTGGACGCCATCTTGAAGGAGATCCAGGACGCCATCCCGCAGGTTTCCGAAGACGAACTCAAGGACACGAGCAAGCGGAAAGTCACCTCACCGGAGAAAGGACCAGAATAA